One Pelecanus crispus isolate bPelCri1 chromosome 14, bPelCri1.pri, whole genome shotgun sequence genomic window carries:
- the COMMD7 gene encoding COMM domain-containing protein 7: protein MGLLNFTRDPVPEAVSGDMHNLNQLSAQQFSALTEVLFRFLTEPKEVERFLTQLSEFATMNKISLGPLKNIVKSILLVPNGALKRNLSSEQVRADFIALGLSEEKASYFAEQWKVNSPTLTRLAVGQTLMINQLIDMEWKFGVTAGSSELEKVGSIFLQLKLVIKKGSQMENVYIELTLPQFYSFLHEMERVKTSLESLS, encoded by the exons atgGGGCTGCTCAACTTCACCCGCGACCCGGTGCCGGAGGCGGTGAGCGGCGACATGCACAACCTCAACCAGCTCAGCGCCCAg caatTCTCAGCGCTGACTGAAGTGCTCTTCCGCTTTCTAACAGAGCCCAAGGAG GTAGAAAGGTTTCTGACTCAGCTCTCAGAATTTGCCACCATGAATAAAATCAGCTTGGGCCCCCTGAAAAACATTGTCAAAAGTATTCTTCTGGTACCTAATG GTGCCCTGAAGAGGAATTTGTCTTCCGAACAAGTCAGAGCAGATTTTATTGCTCTAG GCCTCAGTGAAGAGAAAGCCAGTTACTTTGCAGAACAG TGGAAGGTGAATTCCCCCACCCTAACACGCCTGGCTGTTGGTCAGACGCTGATGATTAACCAGCTGATAGATATGGAGTGGAAGTTTGGAG TGACTGCTGGGAGCAGTGAACTGGAAAAAGTGGGAAGTATCTTCTTACAG CTGAAGCTGGTGATTAAAAAAGGGAGCCAAATGGAAAACGTCTATATCG agttaACTTTGCCCCAGTTCTACAGTTTTCTGCATGAAATGGAACGGGTCAAAACCAGTCTGGAAAGCCTCAGCTGA